The following nucleotide sequence is from Dromaius novaehollandiae isolate bDroNov1 chromosome Z, bDroNov1.hap1, whole genome shotgun sequence.
ttttggggtgtgtTGTGTGTGGGAGGCTttttggttgtttggttgttttctgtgtgtgttttttggttgtttggcttttttgtttttaactgcaacTGGGAGATCTGGAATTTGCAGCCCGTTTAGTATGTATCTAATTCTGTTTTCCATATGTTTTCCTCAGAAACAGACAATATGCAAAGATGGTTGCAAAAAAATGACAAGTGTTTTTAAGTGAGAGGGTTTTCCCTTAGAGAGCATGAATATATGGGATGGAGTGCTACTGCCTGCTGATGGACTAGAGTATGTACCTTTCTAGTTCAGAGTTTTACTAATATCTTACTATTCAGGATGTGAAGCAAGAACTCATAAGGGTGGTCAGAGCAGCAGGCTTCACAGCACCAACAGCTCAACGTGGATGGGATGGAAATGGAGCTACGCAATCCCCTTCTCTTGAGGAAATAGCTCTTCTTAAATCTGTGTTGACTGCGGGGCTGTATGACAACGTAGGAAAAATCATATACACGAAGTCTGTGGATATCACAGAGAAGCTGGCATGCATGGTAGAAACTGCTCAGGGTAAAGCACAAGTGCATCCCTCCTCTGTAAATCGAGACTTACAGGTATATGGATGGCTTCTTTACCAGGAGAAGGTAAGCCTATGACTCCATATCAAAGGGATAACTAAGTGAAGACTGTGAATGTAGTTGATAGTGGCATTATACCTCTAGTGTTAAACTAATACACGACAGCATCTTAAGAGTTCTTAGTATCTTATGTCCTTAAAGCCAATAAAAATGGGTCATCTGAGTGCTGAAGAGAGCACAAAGAAATTTTGTCTAGAAGTTAAGGCTGACAAATCTGTTTAATTTATAGCTATCAGTTTCATCATAAAGTACCTTTCTCTGTCATTTAACTTCATattagcattgattttttttttgatacagtgCTATTGATTTTAAAGATGATTACTTCTACTCAGCGATATACGCACTTGCATAATAGTAACCCTTTAAAGTGTGGATTTTCTTTGCCTCTTAACTATTCTAAGCAGGTTCTAAGGTTTTGAAACTTATTATTATGGATTTGAGAGGGCCTTAACTAACTTAAAATGTATAAATACCCAATTCTGTAACTGACTGCTGAACTTCATAACTGAATTTCACTTTCGtcacttttctcctcctccctacTCCAAACTTTGTTAACTCTTTGCTAAAGCCAAGTGTTTATATTTAGATAGATAAACTTCTGATACAACAAAAATGTGACAGGAGTTGCTTAACAGCCAACTTTAAAAGAGCAAGAGATTACGTTGCGCTTCTTAACGCATATGAAGCGATAGCATTATTCCAAACAATTGAAAATATTGCAGGCCCCCAAGAACCTTAGTCTAAAAGCAAGATAGCAGCTAAGGTAAATAAGTTATACCATGAGCAGTGGAACAAAGCTTGCTTTTGCTATGTAAAGATACAGGGTAAAGCTCAAGTGCATCCCTCTCTGTAAATCGAGATAGATCTATAGATGACTTCATTACCAGGAGAaagaatttttgtttcctttcctctcccatccTATTTGCTCTGTCTGTGGAAGCCACAAAACCAGAAGTAGCGTATGCTGAGTGTAGTCCATGACTTACTCTTGTATATGCGTGcacatgtgtgtatgcatgtgccaGCATGTATGTATATTGACATATGTATATGTTGACAAGCTAGCTGGTGCCAAGAAGAATGTCTAATAGAAGAGTTTTACCTGCCTTTTTCTTCAGTACATTTACTAATTTTGATCTCTTTTCCAGTTACCACTAGAAGCACTGGGCTGATGTTATCTTTctgtttaagtttaaaaaagagCATAGTTGTGGCCTTAGATAATATCCTAGTAGCACCTAAGCCTGCCTCTTAGAGGTCTAAATGCTATTCATCTTACACCTGGTATATGGCAGACAGTTGACTGCCAGCTGTTCTCTGTGCAATGATTTGTGTGGATCAGGtcttaaagggggggggggaaatgtatAGCTCTTGCTTTTAAACTTAGCCCCAAAATCAGCAACACCaaatttgaatgctttttttGATGTTCGTGTTTGTTTATATGCAGGTGAGGTATGCTAAGGTGTACCTGAGAGAGACTACTTTAATTTCCCCCTTTCCCATTTTGCTTTTTGGTGGGGATATAGAAGTCCAGCATCGAGAGCGTCTCCTGTCTGTGGATGGTTGGATCCATTTTCAGGTGCATTGGGGTAGTAATTACCCTTTGTGGTTTCCCTGACTTTTTTGTTATGCAGTTGATGTACAAGTTTGTTTCAGAACATTATATACCTGGGATGAAGGTGGGAGAGAATTAATGGAAATGGTGGGAAACTTGGTAAGCATGTAATGAAATTTTAGCCAATTACACTTgaaaaaatagtttaataatGTGTGGCTTGTAACAAATCGATTCCATCCATCTTCATGAAGGAAGTCggtttgctttcagaaaaactATTATTGGAAATAGATTTAAGCtaaactgtggggttttttgtttgttttggtagaGCTGGTACTGAAAGCAGATGAGTGTACTAATTTATGTTACTCTCTGCTACAATCTTATAAGTGTGTAGGCACCtatttatcttaaatattttttgctttgtagCCCAAATGGAgttacttggggggggggggaagaaaatacTTCCATTTGGGTTTGGATTCTCGTGTGCGTTGGtatttggggcggggggaaggtgCTTTGGgtttttgcgtgtgtgtgtgtggtttttttggggggggtatttttgtggggtttttgttttgttttttacaaaaaagtttctttggaaatggaaaaactgAGAACTCTTTCTTTGTATATTTTAGCAGTCAAAATTAAGATGGGTCATATGCCAAAATCATATGTAGAGTCTGTAAAATGGCAGAATTGGCTTTTGCCAATCTGCAAGCTACTTGGTTAGTTTTCCCCACTTCTGTAGGTCCTATGTTAGTTACACTCCAGGAAGAGTATAAACtacaaatcattttaatttttctgcattCTGTAAAGTAAAAATTACATACCCAAATGCTGATGCAAGCAAACAGTCATTTAATTGAATTCACTAGTTATATCCAGAATTTTTTAAGATCAGCTTTCCTATGTGTTCACAGGAGAATTCTTTATGGTCTTTAGGTGGCCACAGGTTGTCCAGTTGCTGGGCACATTACATCTTGTAATGTTTCGTAATGATGTGGCTGCTTTTAACGGAGATGCTAAGCAGAACAAATGTTGCATTTTATGCTTGTTTTTTGCTACTGTTTCTGCTACAGACAATATACAGCTGGAAGGAGACtagaagagggagggaaggagagggaaggttCCATCTTTAGATATCAAAATTGCTGGCAAGGCTTAAGAGAGATTTGCAATTGCTTTCTCAGGAGACCAGATAGACCTTCCTGAGGGGTAGGACAGAGGTCTAGATATGTTGTTTCAGATATAAATGATAAAGGTTGGATTCAGATTTGTCTTCTACCACTTGTTAGGGCCCTACCCATCAATTTCTGAGAGTTCCCATACAGCAGGAACTAGAATGTAGTTATAAAGCAGTGGAGGAATGGACAACAAAAGTGCCACCTAtgccagtttaaaaaaatatctagGTTGTCTTTAAATACAAGTggatttgttttttgtgtttttttaatatatatatatatttatttatatataaacaaatattttgagTGAGGAGGGTATTTGTTAACTTACGTCTAATAATTTCACTATGTGCTGGTTGTTTAGGTTCTGTGCGTAAATGTTTTGGGTTACTATTCTGAGCTACTGTTCTTTTAGGCTGTGATGCTACAGAGAAAAGGTGCTTAAAGATAAGGGGGTATAATGTAAGCCCAGTAATTTCATGAGTATGCTCTCTGTgtacttaaaattaagcatatgcaTGATGTTTGCAGGAATATCTTTTTGTATGCGAGGTAATCTGTTAATCTATATTTTGGTACAAAATGTCTTTGAcaataatgcaaatatttgtcTTCTCTGTTCTTTACAGGCTCCTGTGAAGATTGCAGTAATCTTCAAACAACTGAGAGTTCTCATTGAATCTGTACTAAAGAAGAAGCTTGAAAATCCTAAAATGTCTCTTGAAGGTAATTTTTTGGACTACTGGCATAGAAATTTGTTATATAGACCTTGTGGCAATGCTGAGAAAGTATTAGTTCATTGCGTCCTTGCCCAAAAGGGATTATATAACTTGACTATAGCTCTGTTATTTTTAGAGACACCCAGAAAGTCATTACTGATCCTACTTATATTCTGTAGGAATATATGAGGATCTGCACAAATGCTGATTTAAAGATATCCCTGATAACAGCTTTCCTGGTAGTGGTAGTAATGGTAAGGTGcatttcttaaaacagaaataacattgtGTGTGCGATGAACTTCTTAAGCATGGATGAATTTCAAGTGTTCCATGAGTTGTCTCACAGTGCAGGGTAATGATGAGGAATGGCATCTTGGCAAGTTAAGGGATAGAGAAGCATAATCTAGACTCTCAACACCAGAAGTTCAGGAGAATATTGTGGATGGGGAGGAAGAATGTGAGTTCCAGTAGGCTAATGCATCTGGGGATATAcccttcattttcttcatctcttctgtGAAATGTTGAAATAGACACAATCAACTCATTAGAAAGTTTATAAAAAATGCTCAGTCACATATTATGGACATATTGTTAACTTGCTCCACAGGCTATTCTTTAAGTTTTAGTCATCTTCAGtgggagttgttttgtttttgtttctggaaTAGATTTTTAAACTCGTTCTTTTCCACTCACTGTCATTTTTGTGATTTCTTTCCTAGATGACAAGGTTTTACACATCATCAAAGAACTGATAAAAACAGAGAATGGTAATTGAAACTGAAAATCAGTAACAAAACAGAGCTTCAGTAATAGCAGGGGAAATGTGCACTCCaactttaactgaaaatatttaaacacttaATGTTCTTGATACCAGCCATGACTTGGGAAGACTGCATGGTTTTGCGTAAAACTTACCTTTCTGGGTAACTTTTAAAGGTGAACATTGAATAAGTTTAGCCATTGCAATACACTTGGTGCCATTTGTTTGAGCATACTAATGATGCAGACAGAACAGTTTCTTTTCGATATAAAAATGACTGTGTCCCATTCTAGTTGTCTTTGTTTCCATTTAATGTGGTAATTATGCCATTGCTGGTGATGCAGACACTACTAATAATTCAAGATTGGGTCTCAAATCTCTGTGGGGTAGTACTTCATTGGATGTTTGCAAACagaagacaaacttttttttttacttggattTCCTAAGTGCTAATTCTTTTGAGCTATGAATTTGCATTATTAAAGCAATACATCTTACATATGTCTGCGTTATTCTGAGTAGTTTGATAAGGGTGTCATGGGGGTTGTCAAATCAGTGAACTCTGGGACCTGGGCCTTCTTCCTTCCTGATGCCAAGTACACTATTTTAAAACCCAGGAGGTTTCTCTGTCCTAGTGGGATGGATGCAGCTGCCACAGTCTCCATTTGCAGGTTtggccagtagcaaggctgaaTATGTATTCCAGCCAGACGGATGAATGCACACACATAGGATACCAGCATGGCCAGCCATATACACTACCTCTGCCTTTAGCATTGCCCATGTATAATGCTACCAGAACTCTCATTAAACATAACTACAGCTAGCCATGTCTTGTTCCTTCTCTCTGGCTGATTGTGATTGAAGTTCACTAGCCAAAAACACTTATGTCCTCACTCCCCACGTTCACAAGTTTACAGTTCTCTTGTATATCATCAGTATGACACACTAATATCCATGTCTGGACCCTGGGTTTACTTATGTGAGATACAGGTCTCTTCCTCCTTGCCAGCTAATCCAGTTTCGTGTTCACTAGCAAAACTCACATACTTGTTCCACCTACAATCACGGATGCCTTGAGTATTAGCAGTTTGTCTAACATCCAGGCCTGGCCCCTGGGCCACTTACCAGCTACTCAGATATGGGTCTCTTCCATATTGCTAATTTGCTAGCAATTTAACACATAGGTGCATACAGGATTAAATTAATTGGGGAAATATATACACTCATGTCTTTCTCATTGTAGCCTCTGGACCTCTTGCACAAGCACATACACCCCAGCCTCTCTAGTTACTGCCACATAGACCTATGGTGTGCTGTGACCTGCAGtcccttctccagctgctggcacagacCTTGTAGCACATACCTgctctctccagttgctggcacccagGCCTATGGGCCTAATGGCCCGTGGTCccttctccagttgctggcacccagATGTCTCTTGTGCCCTGGTTCTTCCGGCCGCTGCCACCTAGAGCCCTGGGCCCTGTGCCTCCAGTGTCGCTGGCACTTGTATTTTGCAGCGCTCACTTGTAGGACAGAGATGGAGGTTATGCAGAATTTAAGGTTTTAAGAAGATAGTATAGACTGCCATGATCAGGTGCAGGGCTCAGACAAGCATCTGCTTATGTGCAGCTGGGTCCTTTGATCCTGCTTCCACTGTTTTCCCATGCCTGATCCTCCAAATCCaccctgctcctttcctttccccacctttggCCCTTCCACTAAATGTTGTGTAAGAAGTTTTGCAATCCTATAAACCTCTTCTGCTCTCCTATAGTAAATTTTGCACTGTCCCACAAGCTCTCTCAAATACCCCATAATATTCATGATTGCATTTCCCCCTTATCAGTTATAAAGTTCAGGTTAACCCTTTTTGAGGCTCTGCTGGAGCAGTTCCTTTAATGGCCTATCAGCCATGGCTGAAGAGTTCTGGTCTTCGTTATTGTCTCCCTTATGGCTTCTTAAtgtttgtgtgtctgtatgtTTAATTTACCACTTGTTATTTCTTTTATACTGAATAGCCCTAATCAGATAGTGTAATGAGCCAGAGGCTCTCATGTTCCATGTACTTTAcaacaaggaaatgaaaattttatgTCACCAACTCAATTTTCAGAATAgggaatatttaattttttttttttatttttgccatggAACAATCAGTCAAACATATGAACTCAGTATGCACAGGCAGAGGTGTAGTGCAGATTTGTTTATCTAAAAAGCACTGATTGCATGTAGCAGAGGTTAATAGTGTGCTCTTGCATCTTGGCAGAAAGGGCAGTTGAGGAAAATGCATGATCTTGAAAGACACCAAGCAACATACACTGAGCTGTCTGGTAGACTGTTATAGCAGAAGCGGTACTGCTGTActaaaggaaaatgtgaaatgatgtAAAACAACTTCTAAACATCATCCTACAATCACTTCCAGGAGAGGCAAGCTCACCTGGTAGTGATTTCTTAAGAACTCTGTGGAAAAATTAATCACATTTCCTTCGTTATTCTTTTATGAACTGTGATAAACTAGTGGCTGGCCAGATTTTCTAGAAACATCAGGAAGtgcattttttaattacaaagtATACCAACATGTACAAAAGCAAAAACTTAAACAGTTAAATGCATTTTGACCCTAAAATGCCAGTTTTGTACTCTGCTTCTAGACACATTCTTCTTTCTTGTCAGAGGCATAGATATAGAAAGTAACTACAAATTGAATTACCTGTAGATAAAAGATTAAACCCACCTCAATTTTAGGTGAATGTTTTCCCAGTTTTTGTTCTGGGGAAGACTTTTATTTGTAGCTTTCTAAAATGCAGATTGGAAATATATTTCAGTGTACTTGAGTTCTCCCTTATTTAACCATGGCGAATATACACTTTTTATTCCATGTACATATGGTAATGTTGAAATTCAAAGTTCTGTGGCACTGGGAAGAGGCATTCTTTGCACATTTCTCTAGCATGCCTGGCTTAGtgatcttttaaataaatgtttttcttgagttatttttaattttttttttttgtaaaaagtaGGAAATCACTCACTCTCCTGGTTTCCGCTCACAGAACTCATGGAATGGTTCAAACTGGGGTGTACAGAGAAGAACAGTCACTTAAAGATTTTAAAGATACACTGCAAAGACTGCAGTCACTTTCTGCTCCCACGGTGCatgccagcagcccttgggccTGTGCTCTTTCGGGTGCGTGAACGCTCACTTTGGTTTCATTTATCGAATATATACTTCTGTAACACCTTCTTGTTACTTTTCTCAAAGCGCTGGTCAGATACTGGCTCGATATCAACGCATCTTTCTCACCACAGTCACAACAGTGGCTTTGggatgcattttattttgaaggtaGCCTGTTGCATCCGTGTTGGAGAGCGTTTTCTGCTCCAGTGCTCCTCCTCATCTGGTTCGGTTGCTGCTTGAAGCTGGCTCTTCCCCTTCCCATTGGCTTCTCCCCTTCATTCGGCCCAGGTCTTTCATTTCCTTCCACAAATCTTTCCCAGTCTTTAGGCGACCTGCTCAACAGATATTATATCTGGTAAAATAGCCATGGCTGGCCTCAACTTTGCTTCTGTGAACCAGTAGTTCACTCAGGAGCATTTTGATTTCCCTCCACTCAGCTGTCTAAAACGGTGCTCTGTTATATATGTATGTAGTCAACAGATAGAAGTGGAATTGGGCTTCCAACTTCCCAGGAGACCTCTAGCATTTATAatatcttcccttttttgcttaCGCGGTGTATCGTGCTAACACTGAACAACAAGCCTTCGGGGGGCAACGCGCTTGCTGCGCCTCGGTTCCCTCTCGCCTTGCTGgtcgcggccccgcagccccgcttGGCGCCGGCGGCCGCAGCGCTCTGCTCCAACGCCGCCGCCGGCCAGGCCcgacgggacggggacgggctcGGCCGGCCAGCACCGCCCTGCCCCGCCCAAGCGGCGCTGGTGCCGCCCGGCCgcaccgcccccgccgccgccctcaaatagccgccgccgccgtcgggccgcgccgccgccatggtcacggcggcgggcggcggcggcggcgacacgggcgggcggcggcggggccccggcagctgcccgcggcccccggccaagcggcggcgggcggcggcgggggcgccggggccggagccggagccggagccggggccggaggGCCCGCTGGAGCTGCAGGCCTTCCGCGACTACGGGGAGAGCTGGTACCGCTCCCGCAAGCGGCTGGAGAGCCGCTTCCAGCCGCGGGAGCCGCTCGCCCGGCAGCcgcaggtggtggtggtggtggtggtggtggggcgggaggcggcgggcggcggggaccgGCGCGCTGAGCCCTCGGTGCCGCAGGTGACGgcggaggcgcgctgcaggctcgTCAGCTGGCTCATCCCCGTGCACCGGCACCTCGGCGTCTCCTTCGAGGCCCTCTGCCTCGCCGTCAACATCCTCGACCGCTTCCTCGCCACCACCCCCGTGGCCGCCGACTGCTTCCAGCTCCTGGGGGTGACGGCGCTGCTCATCGCCTGCAAGCAGGtaccgccccggccccggcccccgcccccgccccggccccggcggcgcgcccggctccgctccgcgccgcccggggggcagcgggggcagccggggggccgggcgcgcCTGCCCCCGCTGCTGGATTTGGCGCAGCCCGCCCGCAACGTGCCCCGCAGGTGGAGGTGCACCCGCCGCGGGTGCGGGAGCTGCTCGCCCTCTGCTGCGACGCCTTCAGccgccagcagctctgcagcctcgaGTGCCTCGTGCTGCACAGGCTGCAGTTCGGCCTGGCGGCGCCCACCGTCAGCTGCTTCCTGGAGCACTTCACGCAGCTGCGCGTCGCCGCCCGCGGGGGCGACGCGGCGGAGGCCCGCGACGCCCGCAGCCTGGCCCGCGGCGTCGCCGAGCTCAGCCTGGCCGACTACGCCTTCACGCGGTACGCGCCCTCGCTgctggccgccgccgcgctggggctgGCCGACCGGCTGCTGCGGCACCGGGCGCCGCTGGACCTGCGCCTCAGCGGCCACccgcggcggctgctgcggggctgcATGGGCGAGCTGCGGCTCCTGGTGGCGCTGAACGGCGAGTCGCTGCCCCTCGTGCTGCCCCCCGGCCTCTCCGAGCGGTGCTCGCGGCTGCGCGGCCCCGACGCCCCGACGCCGCGGTgccggccgcgggccgccgccggggaggcggcgccggccgcgggctcccgcccggccgcggccgcgccgggtcGCGGCGCTCCCTAGGGCCGGCTGCGCgcctgcccggcgcggcggcaccggcaccggcaccggcaccggcagcgcGGTCTGAGAGCCAGACCGCCTTCTGCGCCTTGCCGCTCCACGGCGGCTGCACTCACAGACTGATTTTTACGTCCAGCGTGTAAATAGCGTACACAGGCGCAAGTACCGTGTTACTTACCTATTTGGAAGATGGCTCATACAGATAACGGCACTGGCACAGGTGGAGGAACCACACGGACGTTTAATAAACCCTTTCCCACTTGTCACCTGTACTTGTTTACTTGCTTGTGGGCCGCGCGCGTATCTGCCGGGGGGAAAGGCATCGGCACACGACGAGTTGACCTCCACAGTTAATTCCAGCCTCTGCAAAATAATTACACGCAACGGTATCGTTCTCCATTTAAAACTGACATGCACTGTCCTGGCAACGGttctggggaggggaaaaaataagttaCCACGATGTAAGAcaagaaaatgttaaataataacTGCAAAGGCACCGCGGCATGAGAAAaactcaaggggaaaaaaaggcatcacACATCACGTAGCAAcatatctttttcttcatttttattgcatttttatctcTGCACAGAGGTGACGTTAAAACAGCATATAAATATCTAAAACAGGTACCATTTATAAGTAGTCCTCCAAGCTGCACGCATTTCAAGGCAGCACGAAAGGGGCGAACCGCACACTAAGCTGGTTTCAGTTCAATATCTAGGTTTAAGTAACCAAACAAATGTAGGGAAACGTACTCCCCCCCCAAAACCGCTTGGTCGGAAAGTGCCTGCGCGCACGGCACAGCACACGCAGGGGCCGTTTGGCCTTGGCGCGTCACCTCGGTGCTGATTTCAGCGGGCGGGAGCCTTTCCCAGTGTGCGGCTCAGCTGAGCCCAGGTGCCACGGActcaccccccccctttttttttgcccccaCCTCATGCTTTTTATGCCCCCTAAGCTTGGCATTTCATAGATGCACCTATCTAAGGCATAAAAACGCTTGGAAAAATCAAGCCTGGGCGCTGCCTCGGAGGGGCCGaggcgcgggcagcggcggccgctcGGGGCTGGAGGATGATGCtcggagcgg
It contains:
- the LOC135325080 gene encoding cyclin-O-like gives rise to the protein PEPEPEPGPEGPLELQAFRDYGESWYRSRKRLESRFQPREPLARQPQVTAEARCRLVSWLIPVHRHLGVSFEALCLAVNILDRFLATTPVAADCFQLLGVTALLIACKQVEVHPPRVRELLALCCDAFSRQQLCSLECLVLHRLQFGLAAPTVSCFLEHFTQLRVAARGGDAAEARDARSLARGVAELSLADYAFTRYAPSLLAAAALGLADRLLRHRAPLDLRLSGHPRRLLRGCMGELRLLVALNGESLPLVLPPGLSERCSRLRGPDAPTPRCRPRAAAGEAAPAAGSRPAAAAPGRGAP